CGCGCTGGTCGAGCGTCGACAGCGCCTCGCAGCAGGCGAGATAGCCTTCGACCGGGGATGCCAGCAGCATCGACTTCATCCTCGCGCTGATGTCAGGCTCGCGCTCGCGGAAGTCCTGCGTCAACCAGCCTGCGATCACGGCATCGGCGACGGCGGCGATGCCGCCCTCCTTTACCGCCTTGATGCGGTTGTGCCAGTTTGTTGGATCGGGATAGTAGCAGGAGGTGTTGGCGAGGATGAGCTTGCCGAAGCGTTCCGGCGCGTTCGCGCCGAGCCACTGCCCGACCATGCCGCCCATCGACAGGCCGCACCAATGCACCTTCTCGATGTTGAGGTCGTCGAGGATCGCGAGCACGTCGCGGCCGAAGCGCTCCATCGTGTAGGGACCGGGCGGAACGCTGGACTTGCCATGACCGCGGCGGTCGTAGCGGATGACGCGGAACAGCTGCGTCAGCGCCTTCATCTGCGGCTCCCACATCTGAAGCGTGCAGCCGAGCGAATTGGAGAGCATCAAGGTCGGCCCACCGTCCCGGCCCTCGACGGAGACGTTGAGCAGGCATCCGTCGGCATCGATCATGGGCATGCGGCGTCTCCGTCGTATCTTGCGGTTCTTATTCGCGGTCGAGGCTGTCGAGCAGCCGGTCGATCAGGGCTTGGGAAGCCCCTTGATAGGCCATCGGCTCGAACAATGCCGCAATTTTTTCCGGAGAAAGGTGCGCAGTGACCTGCGGATCGGCCGACAGCACCTCGCGCAGATGCTTCTTCTCGGCAATCGCGCGCTTGCTGGCGGCCTCGATCAGATGATGCGCATCGCTCTTGCCCATCGTCTCGGCCAGCGCGAAGGTCACCGCCTCGGCCATGATGAGCCCCTTGGTCGCGTCGAGATTATCGCGCATGCGCGCAGCATCGACGTCGAGGCCTTCGGCGATGTCGACGATGGCAGCAAGCGCCCCCGAAGTGACCAGCATCAATTGCGGCAGCGTCGGCCATTCCGCATGCCAGGGGCCGGCGCTGCGTTCGTGATCCTGCACCTGAGCAGCGAATATCGTCGCGGCAAGCTGCGGAGCCATTATGGCGGCGCCCAGCGCGCTTGCAGCGGCGACCGGATTACGCTTGTGCGGCATGGTCGAGGAGCCGCCGCGGCCTTCGCCGGCCGGCTCGAACGCTTCGGCGACGTCAGTCTGCATCATCAGCGAGACGTCGCGCGCGACCTTGCCGCAGCTGCCAGCGAGGATCGCGAAGGCTGATGCGGCCTCCGCGATCCGGTCGCGATGGGTGTGCCAGGGCGCTTCGGGCAGCGGCAGGTTCAATTCCTGCGCCAGCCGCTCGGCGACCGCGAGCCCCTTGTCTCCGAGCGCGGCAAGCGTGCCGGCGGCGCCGCCGAATTGCAGCGCGAGGCCCTCGCGGGAGAGTCGCCTGAGGCGACAGCGGGCGCGGGCGAGGCTTGACGCGTATTCGGCGGCTTTCAGGCCGAATGGCATCGGCAGCGCGTGCTGGAGCCAGGTCCGTGCCACCATCGCGGTGTTGCGATGGTGGCGCGCCAGTGCGGCAAAGCCCTTGATGGCGCGGCTGAGATCGGCGTCCAGGACAGCGATGCCGGCACGCAGCGTGAGCATGGTCGCGGTGTCGATGACGTCCTGGCTGGTTGCGCCCCAATGCACGTAGCGCGCGGCCTCGGCGTCGGCCTTGCCGACATTGGCGGTCAGCGTCTTGACCAGGGGAATCGCCAGATTGCCCGATCGCATCGCGGCCTCCGCCAGCGCGGCCATGTCGAAGCGGTCGGCCTTGCATGCCGCCTCGATCGGGCCCACCGCTGATGCCGGAATCACATCCGTGGCGGCCTCGGCGCGTGCCAGAGCTGCCTCGAAATCAAGCATGTTCTGCAGGGTGGACCGGTCGTCGCAGACTGCGCGCATGGCGGCGCTAGACAGCATCGGCGCGAGCAGGGGGGAGAGGGATGTGCTCATGGTGCGCGCGACCTAATCATCATGGCCCTTCTGTGCCAATCCCCAACCGCCTGCACGGGTCCTTTTGCAGTTGCGAATATGCATTGCACTTGACCGGGCACCGCCCTTTCCTTTGCCGCGTCCCTGCGTTACTTGATCAGCACTATAGTCGCACGATCCGGGAGGCACCCATGGCCATGACGATGAACGGCGAAGTCCAACTTGCGGCGCCGCGCGAGGCCGTGTGGGACAAGCTCAACGATCCCGAGGTGCTGAAGGCCTGCATCCCCGGCTGCGAGGAGCTCGAGAGGACCGATGACGGCGGCTTTCGCGCAACGGCGAAAATGAAGGTCGGGCCGGTGTCGGCACGCTTCAAGGGCAAGGTTACGCTCTCCGATCTCGACCCGCCAAACGGCTACAGGATCTCGGGTGAGGGCGAGGGCGGGGTCGCCGGCTTCGCCAAGGGGGGCGCGGTGGTCAAGCTGGCGGAGAAGGACGGCGGCACGCTGCTCTCCTACGAGGTCGAGGCGCAGATCGGCGGCAAGTTGGCGCAGCTCGGCCAACGCCTCATCAACGGCGCCGCCAAGAAACTCGCCGACGAGTTTTTCGCGAACTTCGCCAAGGCGGTACAGGGCTGAAGGCTATCGCCTTTCGGCATGGCGCCTTGCGTCCGGGGTGATGTTGCCCCCGGGCATAATGGCCCATATGATGGGCTGGAATAATTATAAGAACCGCTTCGATGGGACCCGTCGGGGCGCTGATAGAGAGTGCTTATGGCAAAAATCTCCCTCATCGTGAACGGCAATCCAGTCACGGCCAACGTCGATCCCCGCATCCTGCTGGTGCAGTTCCTGCGCGAGAATCTGCACCTGACCGGCACCCATGTCGGCTGCGACACCTCGCAGTGCGGCGCCTGTGTGGTACATCTCGACGGCAAGGCCGTGAAGTCCTGCACCACGCTGGCGGTGATGGCCGATGGCCACGAGGTCAAGACGATCGAGGGGCTGGCCGCCGACGGCGCGCCGCTGCATCCGATGCAGGAGGCCTTCCGCGAGCACCATGGACTGCAGTGCGGCTTCTGCACGCCGGGCATGATCATGACTGCGATCGACATCGTGCACCGCAAGGGCAACGAGCTCGATGACCATACGATCCGGGAAGAGCTGGAAGGCAATCTCTGTCGCTGCACCGGCTACCAGAACATCGTCGCCTCGATCTCTGCCGGCGCCAAGGCGATGGCGAAATCCGATCTCGCGTAACGCGCATCCCGCGATCAGGACATTCAGATGTACGAATTCAAATATCATCGCCCCGGGACTGTCCGGCAGGCCGCCAACCTCCTGGTGAAGAACGAAGACGCCAAGGTGATCGCCGGCGGCCACACGCTGATTCCCGTCATGAAGCAGCGCCTCGCCAGCCCCCCGCATCTGGTCGACCTCTCCCACATCGAGGGGCTCAACACGATCGAGATGAAGGGCCGCTCGCTGGTGATCGGCGCCACCGCCAGGCACGCCGAGGTCGCTACCTCCGCGATCGTCGGCGAGGCGATCCCGGCGCTGGCGAATCTCGCGAGCCAGATCGGCGATCCCGCCGTGCGCCACAAGGGCACCATCGGCGGCTCGCTCGCCAATAACGACCCGACCGCCGACTATCCGGCCGCCGTGCTCGCGCTGGGCGCGACCATCGTCACCAACAAGCGTCGTCTCAAGGCCGAAGAGTTCTTCCAAGGCCTGTTCACGACCGCGCTCGAAGCCGACGAGATCATCACCAAGGTGATGTTTCCGCTGCCGAAAAAGGCGGCCTACATCAAATTCCGCAACCAGGCCTCGCGCTATGCACTGGTCGGCGTGTTCGTGGCACGGCGTCCCTCCGATGTGCGGGTTGCCGTGACCGGCGCCGGCTCCGAAGGCGTGTTCCGCGTCGAGGCGTTTGAGGAAGCATTGAAGAAGCGCTTCGCGTCAAAGGCGATCGAAGGCATCGAGGTGCCGGCCGAGGGGCTCAACAGCGACATCCACGGCAGTGCCGAATACCGCGCGCATCTCATCGGTGTGCTGACGCGGCGCGCGCTCGATGCCGCCAACGCCAAGGAGTGAGTGAACCTCACGCCTCGGCCAAACTTGTCCCGGTGAGGGCGTAGCGAGACTGGCTTTTTCATGACTTCAGCGGCCAACACCTCCGGGGCCAATACTTCAGTTGGATTGCCGGCATCGGTCGATGCGATGCTCGAACTCCTGACGTCGCGCGGCTATCTCGCCGAGCGGTCGTTGGCGACGGTGACTTATCTGTCGCTGCGCATGGGACGGCCGCTGTTTCTGGAAGGCGAAGCGGGCGTCGGCAAGACCGAGATCGCCAAGGTCTTGTCGGCCGCGTTGGGGCGGAAGCTGATTCGCCTGCAGTGCTACGAAGGCCTCGATGTGTCCTCGGCGGTCTATGAGTGGAACAGCGCCGCGCAGATGATCGCGATCCGGATGGCGGAAGCCGCCGGCGACACCGATCGCGACCAGCTCTCGAGCGACATTTTCGCCGACCGCTACATGATCAAGCGGCCGCTGCTGCAGGCGCTGGAGCCCGACGTTGCGGGCCCGCCGGTGCTGCTGATCGACGAGCTCGATCGCGCCGACGAGGCGTTCGAGGCGTACTTGCTCGAAATCCTCAGCGACTTCCAGGTGACGATTCCCGAATTCGGCACCGTGAAGGCGCCGAGTCCGCCGATCGTCATCATCACCTCCAACCGCACCCGCGAGATTCACGACGCGCTGAAGCGGCGCTGTCTGTATCACTGGGTCGATTATCCCGCCGCCGAGCGCGAGCTCGCCATCGTCAAGTCGCGCGTGCCGGGCATTTCCGCGAAGCTGTCGCAGCAGGTCGTGCGCTTCGTCCAGGCGCTGCGCAACCAGGATTTCTACAAGTCGCCGGGCGTCGCCGAGACCATCGATTGGGCCACCGCGCTGTCCGAGCTCGACGCCCGTTCGCTGACCCCGCAAGTGGTCGGCGACACGCTGGGCGCGCTGCTCAAGTACCAGGACGACATCACCCGGATGCAGGGCGACACCTTGCAGAAGGTGCTGAAGGAAGCGACGAGCGAGAATTGATTTTCCGTCATTCCGGGGCGCGCATAGCGCGAACCCGGAATCCATTGGGCCGCAGAGTTGGTGGATGGATGGATTCCGGGTTCGCGCCAAGGGGCGCGTCCCGGAATGACGGCTGAGAGTGTTGAACCATGGCCATCAACCACCTTGCCCCGGAGCAGACCGAGCAGTTCGCCGACAACATCGTCGGCTTTGCCCGCGCGCTGCGTGCCGCGGGCATGCCGGTCGGGCCAGGCGCCGTCATCGACGCCATGAGCGCGCTGCAGGTGATCGACATCGGCAACCGTGCCGACGTCTTCACCACGCTGGAGGCGATCTTCGTCAAGCGCCACGAGCACGCGCTGATTTTCAAGCAGGCTTTCAACCTGTTCTTCCGCGCCTCCGAGGAATGGAAGCACATGCTGGATTCGGTGCCGCTGCCGGACGAGGCCAAGAAGAAGCCGCAAGCGGGCTCGCGCCGCGTGCAGGAAGCGATGTCGCGGCCGCGCATGACCGAGACGCCGCAGCATCAGGAGCAGGATCTGCGCCTGTCGGTCTCCGACAAGGAAATCCTTCAGAAGAAGGATTTTGCCCAGATGAGCGCCGCCGAGATCGCCGAGGCGCTGCGTGCCGTCGAGCGGATGCGGCTGCCGCAGGCCGAGCTCCTGACGCGCCGGCACCGGCCTGATCCGCGCGGGCTTCGTCTCGATTTGCGTCGCACGCTGCGTGCATCCTTGCGCACCGGCGGCGACATCATCGACCTCCATCACCTGGGGCGGATCGAGAAGCCGGCGCCGATCGTGGCGCTGCTCGACATCTCGGGCTCGATGAGCGAGTACACCCGTCTGTTCCTGCATTTCCTCCATGCCATCGGCGATGCGCGCAAGCGTGTCTCGGTGTTCCTGTTCGGCACCCGTCTCACCAATGTCACCCGCGCGCTGCGCCAGCGCGATCCCGATGAGGCGCTGGCGAGCTGCTCGGCCTCGGTCGAGGACTGGGCCGGCGGCACGCGGATCTCGGCCTCGCTGCACAACTTCAACAAGCTGTGGGCGCGTCGCGTGCTGAGCCAGGGCGCCATCGTGCTGCTGATCTCCGACGGGCTGGAGCGGGAGGCCGATTCCAGGCTTGCCTTCGAGATGGACCGGCTGCATCGGTCGTGCCGGCGGCTGATCTGGCTCAACCCGCTCTTGCGGTTCGGCGGCTTCGAGGCCAAGGCGCAGGGCATCAAAATGATGCTCCCGCACGTTGACGAATTCCGCCCGGTACATAATTTGAGTTCGATCCAGGAGCTGATCACGACGCTCTCCCGGCCGCTGCCGCCGCATCACCGCAGCCTGATCCGCTCCGCAGCTTGAGAGGCACCCCATGCTCGATCGCGACGAGGATATCCTGAAGGCGGCGGAGGACTGGCAGAAGGCCGGCCGTGGCGTCGCGCTGGCGACGGTCGTCGAGACCTGGGGCTCCGCGCCGCGCCCGGCGGGCTCTAGCCTCGTCATCAACGACGAGGGCACCTTCCTGGGCTCCGTCTCCGGCGGCTGCGTCGAGGGCGCCGTGGTCACCGAGGCCATGGACGTGATCCAGAGCGGCAAGCCGAGGATGCTGGAGTTCGGCGTCGCCGACGAGACCGCCTGGAATGTCGGGCTGTCCTGCGGCGGCACCATCCGCGTCTTCGTCGAGAAGGTCGGCTAGCCGTGAAGCTCGAGATCCTGCACGAACTCAATGCCGAGCGGGCCGCACGCCGGCCGGCGATCCTGGTGACGGACACCGAGAGCGGCGAGCAGCGCCTGGTGAAGGCCGCCGATTTCGCCAAGGATCCGCTGCGGGCGGAGCTGGACAAGCAGCTCCGCATGGGCAAGAGCGCCAGTGTCGAGGCCGGCGGCAAAAAGCTGTTCCTCAACGTCTATGCACCGACCGCGAAGCTCGTCATCGTCGGCGCGGTCCATATCAGCCAGGCCCTGGCGCCGCTGGCGCGCTCGCTCGGCTACGACGTCACCGTCGTCGATCCGCGCACGGCATTTGCGAGCCCCGAGCGCTTCCCCGATATTCCGCTGGTGGCCGAATGGCCGGACACCGCGCTGCCGCCGCTCGATGTCGATGCCTACACGGCCTTCGTCGCGGTCACGCATGATCCCAAGATCGACGATCCGGCGCTGCTGCACGCCTTCGAGCGCAATTGCTTCTACATCGGCGCGCTCGGGTCCCGAAAAACGCACGCCAAGCGCGGCGACCGGTTGCGCGCGCAGGGTGCGAAGGAGAGCGACATCGCCCGCATCCACGCGCCCATCGGACTTGCGATCGGCGCGGTCTCTCCGTCCGAGATCGCGGTGTCGATCATGGCCGAGATCACGGCGGTGCTCCGGCTGCCTCCCAAGGAAAAAGAAGTAGCCGCATGAAGTTCGGACCGGCGAGCCCCAGGGATGCGATCGGCGGGGTGACCGTCCACACCCTGCGTCAGGGACCGCTGGTGCTGAAGAAGGGCACGACGATCGGCCCCGCCGAGGTCGAGGCGCTCGAGCGTGCAGGCATCAAGGACATCGTCGTGGTGCGCATGGAGGCCGGTGACGTCCCCGAGGACGTTGCGGCCGCCGGCATCGCGCTCGCCGTCGGCGGCGAGGGCATCCATGTCGAACGCGCCTTCACCGGCCGCGCCAATCTGTTCGCCGCGCGCCCGGGCGTGCTGGTGATCGACCGCGCCGCGGTCGACCGCATCAACAATATCGACGAGGCCATCACCTTCGCCACGCTTTCCGCCTACAAGCCGGTGGTCGAAGGCGAGATGGTCGGCACCGTCAAGATCATCCCGTTCGGCGTCGAAGGCAGTTTGCGCGACGCTGCGGTGAAGGCCGCGGGCAAGGACGTGCTCAAAATCGCGCCTTACGTGATCCAGCGCGTCGGCGTGGTCTCGACCCTGCTGCCGGGCCTGTCCTCCAAGGTGATCGACAAGACGCTCCGTGTCACCGCCGAGCGGCTCGCGCCGGCCGGCGCCAGCATCATCGCCGAGCGGCGCGTTCCTCACGAGGAGCAGGCGCTGTCGGCCGCGATCAAGGAATTGCTGGCGTTAGGGGCCGAGCTCGTCATCGTGTTCGGAGCATCTGCGATTGCCGATCGCCGCGACGTCATCCCCGCGGCTGTCACCGGCATCGGCGGCGAGATCGAGCATTTCGGCATGCCGGTCGATCCCGGCAATCTGCTGCTGATCGCCCGCGCCGGCAATGTGCCGGTGCTGGGCGCGCCGGGCTGCGCGCGCTCGCCGGTCGAGAACGGCTTTGACTGGGTCTTGATGCGGCTTCTCGCCGGCATCAAGGTGACGCGCTCCGAGCTGATGGGCATGGGCGTCGGTGGTCTCCTGATGGAGATCGTCACGCGGCCGCAGCCGCGCGCCACGCCGGAGATCGAAGGTAATCGCCAGGTCGCCGCCATCGTGCTCGCGGCCGGCCGCTCCACGCGCATGGGCGGCCCGAACAAGCTGCTCGCCGAGCTCGATGGCAAGAAGCTGGTGCGGATCGCGACCGAGCAGGCACTGGCGTCGAAAGCATCCGAGGTGATCGTGGTCACCGGCCATCAGACCGAGCTGGTCGAGCAGGCCCTGCAAGGCCTGAAGGTGCGGTTTGTCAAGAATCCGGACTTCGCCGGCGGGATCGCGAGCTCGGTCAAATCAGGCATCGCTGCCGTCCCCGAAACTTGCGACGGCGCCGTGGTGTGCCTCGGCGACATGCCGCTGATCGATGCCGGCCTGATCGACCGCCTCATCGACGGCTTTGCGCCGGACCGCGGCAACCTCATCGTCGTGCCCGTCAGCGAAGGCCGCCGCGGCAACCCCGTGCTGTGGTCGCGCCGCTTCTTCAAGGAGTTGATGACGCTCGACGGCGATATCGGCGCGCGGCATTTGATCGCCAAGCACACGGAGGCAGTGGCCGAAGTGCCCGTGGACGGCGAGAGCGCCTTCCTCGATATCGACACGCCGCAGGCCTTGGAAGCGGCAAGACGCGGATGAAGAGGCCGCAAATGACGGTGCCGTAGGGTGGGCAAAGGAGCGGAGCGCCGTGCCGCCATTTTTCTATTGCGGATACAAATCGTGGGCACGCTACGCTTTGCCCACCCTACGGCACCTCCCCATTCTGCTCTGTTTCAAGCACCCGTTCACTATCTGGAAACGACCGCCGCTTAGAGTCCTCACCGCCTGCCTTGGGGGGAGGGGTTTTTCCATGGCTTCGAATGTCGTCGCGCGGCGTTGCGCGATGTTTTGCTTTGTCTTGTCAGTTGCCGTCACGGGCGCCCGCTACATGACCGACGCCCACGCCGCAGGCGCCATTGCGGTCGGCAAGTGCGGCGCCTATGGCCAGGCCTTTGATTACGGCGCCGAGACCGAGGCGCGCGCCGCGGCGCAGAAGCAGTGCAAGGGCGATTGCACGACCGTGACGATGAAGCGCGCCTGCGCCGCGATGTCGGTCGATCTCGCCAATCCCTGCGGCGCTTATGGCTATGCCGTCAAGCCGAAGATCTCGGCGTCGCTCAATGCCGCCACGCGCGAGTGCTACAAATACGGCGGCAAGGAATGCGTGATCCGCGCCTGGGCCTGCGACGCGAAGGGTTGATTTCTGTATTGTCATTCCGGGGCGCGCGGTAGCGCGAACCCGGAATCTCGAGATTCCTGGTTCGATGCTGCGCATCGCCCCGGAATGACCATCGAGGGAACCACATGCAATTCGATACCAAGATCGCAGTCGTGATCCGCACCGATCTTCAAGCCTGGCAGAAGCTCAACGTCGCGTCCTTTCTCACCAGCGGCATCGCCGCGGCTTTTCCCGAATGCATCGGCGAAGCCTATGAGGACGCCTCGGGCACGAAATATCATGCGTTGATCGGCCAGCCGATCCTGATCTATGGCGCCGACGGCCCGGCGTTGTCGCGCGCGCTGGAACGTGCGCTGGCGCGCAACGTCAAGCCGGCGGTCTATACCGAGGACATGTTCAGCACCACGCACGATGCCGCCAATCGCGAGGCGGTGAGGGCAGTGGCGCGCAACGATCTCAATCTCGTCGGCATCGCCATGCGCGCCGAACGCAAGGTGATCGACAAGGTCATCGACGGCCTCAAGTTCCATAGCTGACACATTCCGCGCGGCGTCATCATCGTGTCATGATGGGGCAGGCCTTGCGCAAACTTTGTGCTGTTTGACCCCCGTCAAAGGGGCGGGGGGCGGCGTCGCTATTCTGCTTCAAAACACGCAGAGGAGCAGACAGATGCCGACCATGAAAGCCGCGATCGTCAAGCAATTCGGCAAGCCGCTGGTGATCGAGGACGTGGCGGTGCCGCAGCCCGGTCCCGGTGAGGTTCTGGTCAAGGTCAAGGCGTGCGGCGTCTGCCACACCGATCTGCACGCAGCGTCCGGCGATTGGCCGGTGAAGCCGGTTCCGCCTTTCATTCCCGGCCATGAGGTCGCCGGGACAGTCGCCGCGCTCGGAGTTGGCGTGAAGAATCTGAAAGTGGGAGATGCCGTCGGCGTCGCCTGGCTGCATGACGCCTGCATGGCTTGCGAATATTGCGAGACCGGCTGGGAAACGCTGTGCGAGCACCAGCACAACACCGGCTACAGCGTCAACGGCGGCTTCGCCGAATATGTCATCGCTTCGGCCGCCTTTGCCGCAAAGCTGCCGGCGACGGTCGATTTCGCCGCCATCGCGCCGATCCTGTGCGCCGGCGTCACAACCTACAAGGGGTTGAAGGAGACCGAGGCTCGGCCCGGCGAGTGGGTGGTGATCTCAGGCGTTGGCGGGCTCGGCCATGTCGCGATTCAATATGCCAAGGCGATGGGGCTCAAGGTCGCGGCCGTCGACATCGCCGACGACAAGCTGGAGCTGGCGCGCGAAACCGGCGCCGATCTCGCGGTCAACGCCCTCGTAGCCGGCGCGGTCGACAAGGTTCTTGCGGCGACCGGCGGCGGGGCCCACGGCGTGCTGGTGACGGCGGTCTCGACCGCTGCTTTCGCCCAGGCGCTGAAGATGGTGCGCCGGAAGGGCACCGTCAGCCTCGTCGGCCTGCCGCCGGGCGAATTTCCGACGCCGATCTTCGATGTCGTGCTCAAGCGCATCACGGTGCGCGGCTCGATCGTCGGCACGAGGCGCGATCTCGACGAGGCCGTCGCATTCGCCGCCGACGGCAAGGTCAAGGCCGAAGTGACCAAGGTGCCGCTCGCGCAAATCAACGAGGTCTTCGACCGGATGAAGGCCGGCAAGATCGACGGCCGCATGGTGCTGGATTTCGGCTAGCGCATTATCCGGCGGGCATGCCCTCGAACTTCGTCAGGCTGGGGTCGATCTGATCCCAATCATGGCCGCGCGCGGCGAACGTGACCGCCTGCGGCTTGTAGCGGGCGGGCTCGTCGAAGCTCGCAGCGCGGACGGTGAAGACGTCGGGCTGCGCTGCGAAGGTCATGTACACCGGCACGCCGCATTGCGTGCAGAAGCCGCGCGTCTTCACGTTGCCGCTGTCGGCGACCATGTCCCAATGCTTGGCATCGCCGGTCAGCGTGACGCCGGCCCGGGCGAACGTCGCGTACGAGCCATGTGCACTGCCGCTTTCGCGTTGGCAGTCGCGGCACTGGCAGTGATTGCTGAACAGAGGCTCGCCGACGATCGAATAGCGGATCGCGCCGCAGGCGCAGCCGCCGGTATAGGGCTTGTTCATCACGATATTCCC
The nucleotide sequence above comes from Bradyrhizobium sp. NDS-1. Encoded proteins:
- a CDS encoding GFA family protein, which produces MNKPYTGGCACGAIRYSIVGEPLFSNHCQCRDCQRESGSAHGSYATFARAGVTLTGDAKHWDMVADSGNVKTRGFCTQCGVPVYMTFAAQPDVFTVRAASFDEPARYKPQAVTFAARGHDWDQIDPSLTKFEGMPAG